The Oreochromis niloticus isolate F11D_XX linkage group LG15, O_niloticus_UMD_NMBU, whole genome shotgun sequence genome includes a region encoding these proteins:
- the ccdc167 gene encoding coiled-coil domain-containing protein 167, which translates to MARLKEKRREKISVASEIDRLEEQRVRCQDNLERAEFRSRKEKLSEKQRQDLEDEMTIMNERVQKLDKELEMLRGENRRNMLLSVALLAISAFFYYGFFYNADKS; encoded by the exons ATGGCAAGGCTAAAAGAGAAAAGGCGAGAGAAAATCAGCGTCGCATCCGAG ATTGACCGTCTGGAGGAGCAGCGGGTACGTTGCCAGGACAACTTAGAGAGGGCGGAGTTCAGGAGCAGGAAGGAGAAGCTCTCTGAAAAGCAGAG ACAAGATCTGGAGGATGAAATGACCATCATGAATGAGAGGGTGCAAAAGCTAG ACAAGGAGCTGGAGATGTTACGAGGTGAAAACCGGAGGAACATGTTGCTGTCAGTCGCTCTGCTGGCTATCAGTGCTTTCTTCTACTACGGGTTTTTCTACAACGCAGACAAGTCATAA